In the Haemorhous mexicanus isolate bHaeMex1 chromosome 16, bHaeMex1.pri, whole genome shotgun sequence genome, TCAGTTTAGAGGaggcttcccacagagctgagagatcatttcttggaactctgaaaaatccttgaaaatgctgagacagccctgggtcaaaccatggaggattttggtgggatttggggcagattgTTTGGTGTATCCAGAGTGActttgggcagatttggggcctgcttggggcaggtttggggcaggtttgttgctgatgttggggtttttctcccgtttgcccagctgtgggcaaagCCCTGAAGCacatcctgttcctgccccagctcctgaggagcccaaggagctgatgctctccatgctctgcccccagggagaTCTGTTTGGTGGGTATTCTGGTGctatttgggatttattttgggttttttggtggggatttttCTTGGGGTATTCCAGCGTGatctgggatttattttgggatattttttgtgatttattttgggattttttgggatttttccggcattatttgggattttttgggggtttttttagggatttttttttgggtgttctGGCACATTTTGGGATTTAgtttgggatttcttttgggatttttttgggttgttccagatttttttgggatttgttttggcattttttgattgatttttttttggcgGTGTTCTGGCACtttctgggatttattttgggatttttttggggattttttctgagGTGTTCCAGCATTATttgaaaatcccaaataatgggatttttattttgggaattctttggggctgttcctgcgCTTTTTGGCATGTTCTGGGGATGGCGGCAGCTGCGGGGGAGGCACCGGGGGGTCCCAAATCCTTTGGGGTTCCTGGCTGGGCTCGGCTCTGGGGTTACTTGAAATGAAGTTTCGGGGTGGATCAAGGAGCGGTAGAATTTTTTCCCACGTCTCAAGGCAATAGGAATAATTAATTAAAGAATTAATTAACATGTAATCAAACTGTAGATACTCCTAGGACAGGAAATCTATGCcgataatttttttttgtatcattttccctttctctctgtgttgtttttcacccttttccctctttttctttccacccATGTttcaataaatttattttttaggatTCCTAAAAATTGCAAGTTTGGATCCTCCCCTccggttttggttttgttttttggtttttttttttgttctgttgttgtttatttttaatttgtattttattctgaGTTGGGCTGTGTTATTATTCCCAATACCTTTAAAATATAATGGgtgttttaataaattttatatttattttttgcactCAACACCAGGCTCGGCTGCAATTCCTGAgggattggggttttgggatgggagtttttggggttgggggggtctgggagtgggaatttgggacaggattggggtttttgtggttggggtttttggagttgggatttttaggattgGGGGTTTGGTAGTGGGAATTGGGGGCaggattggggttttgggattgggatttttggggtatttgggattggggtttgtggggtttttggggttggggattttggggttggggtttttaggaTTGGGGGTCTGGTAGTGGGAATTTGAGGCaggattggggttttgggattgggatttttggggtttttgggataggggtttgtggggtttttggggttggggttttttggactGGGGGGTCTGGATGGAGTTCTGGGCATGGGAATTGGGGGTCCTTTGGGGGGGAGATCAGGATGAGGGCCCATCTATGAGATGAGGGGGGGGGGATGGGATCATTTTGGGATCCTTTTGGGGGTCGGGATGGGACCCTGGATATGGGAATGGAGTGGGGGGAGGATGGAACTTTTGTGGGGTCAGGAGGGGAACCTTtatgggggcaggaggggacccTTGGTGGGGACCCTTTGGGGGGCGTCGGGGGGGCGGGGCCTCTCCTGGTCCTCCGAACCACCAGGGGGCGCTCGTGGGGCGCAGCGCTGGCCCCGCCCCTTTTGTCACCGGCGCGCTCTGATTGGCTGAGCCGGAGGTGACCCCGGCGCGCCCCCGggatggcggcggcggggctgagCCGGGGCCCGGTGAGTGTCCGTcagtcccctgtccctctgtccttgtccccgtCTCCCTCCCCCTGCTCGTGCTGCCCTCCCGGCCCGtttccccctgtgtccccccggTGCCGGTAACCGCGGCCCGCGCTCCCTCCTGGTGTCCGTCCCCGGGCCCCGTTCCCCACCGTCTCCCGGTGTTCCCCCGTTCCTTGTACCGCTCCCGGTGCTGCCGCTCCTCACAATGTCCCCCCGGCACAGGTAACCCCCCCGCCCCTCCGCAGGCCCCGTTCCCACCGCCCGATCCTCCGGTGATGGCAGCTCCCGTTCCCACCCCTCCTTCTCCCGGTTCGCCCGCATCTCCCGGGGTTCCGCAGCTTCTTGTGCCCCTCTCCGGTGCGGGCAGCTTCTATTTcactttcccctcccctccgcTCCCGGGGCTGTTTTTAGGGGTCCCCCCGGGGCTCTCAGGACCGTTTCCCCCCAGCTGTTCCTGCGCTGCCGCTCCTGGCGGGGAGTCGCGCCTGGCGCGGCTGCTGCGGGAGAAATTCCCGCGGGCTTCGGCCATCAAGGTGGTGGGCATCTCAGGTAGGGACCCGCTCCTGCTGGGCCTAAACCCGCTCTTGGTTACCCCAAACCcagttttttttaaacccagtCAGTCTCCATCCCCCCCAGGCTGCGGGGACCCCCAGACAGGGCAGGAGTGTGAGGGTGCTCAAGCCTTGACTTGAACTGACTTTAATTGATTTTAATTGACGTTAATTGGTGTTAATTGTCCCGGGTTCCCAGGAGGCTGCGGTGACATGTATGAGATCCACATGGAGTCGGAGTTGTTCCGGGAGAAGCGCCcggtgcagcagcacaggatggtgacccaggtgtggggaagggggagagggaatgggagagaACAGGGGAGagaggatggagagagggaaagggaacagctggaattggggagagggaatggggagaggggatgggaaagagggaacgggggagagggaatgggagagggagcagaggagacGGAATGGGGGTGAGGGAATGGGagagaggggctgagggtgcagcagccctggctgtggggctgtggctgccggCTGAGGCTGCTCCAAGGCCAGAGCCGGCCCTGAACCGCGCTTGCCCCGCAGACGCTGAGCGAGGAGATCACGCACATGCCCGGCCTGCGCATCTTCACCTCGGCCCccaagggctgagcctgccccGAGCTCCAGGAGGGGCCCAGGGCTGCACTCCTGGGCGTGAACCCCACCCCGTGCTGTGTGCTCAGTCCTGGGGAtggttgttgttattattattattagcctTGGAGCCCAAAAGGGCCCTTGAAGGAGGGTTTTGGAgcccatgttctcagaagggtCCTTGCAGAGGGCTTTATTCCCCAGCgggaagggctgaggggagTGGAGAGACCTGAGGGAAAGGACTGAGGGGAGCATACAGGGCTGAGGGAACGGGAAGGAATAAGGGAGAGGACTGAGGGAgcggggagggctgaggggagcaggagattGAGGGAAcggggagggctgaggggagcaggagattGAGGGAACGgactgagggagcagggagggctgaggggagcaggagattgagggagcggggagggctgaggggagcgcGGCCAGGCCGAGCCGGGCTGCTCTGAGGGAGCCCCACCCGCGCCGCCAAGTCTCGCGAGAGCTGCGGGAAATGGCGGGAATTTTGTGAAGGGGGCGTGGCCCTGTATTGGGCGTTGCTGCACTGCCATGCCCACTCGGGGGCGGGGCAAGAAATGAGCGCGGGAACCCCAAAAGTGGgagtgggaccccaaaaaaatgAGCCCAGGCAGACCAGAAGTGGGGctgagacccccagggacccctccccatgggcctgggacccccaaaagtGGGGCTGGCTTAGGGTTAACCCCGACctcaaacccagccccaacTGCAGCCCCTTCCTAAACCCACAGCCCTAAACCAAACCCCACCTTTAAGCCTGACCTTACATTCAGCCcccaatttttattattattagccATTAAACAAAATCCATAATAAATGTCACATTTTTATATAAGGAATAGTAATTAACATAAATAGTATATATCATGTATATAAagttaatataaattataaatactataaaaataataaatgatatAATAAATTGTAATAAATAATCAGTCCACGCCTGGTTTGTGCTGTCagattttactgaattttatttatttcagagccTGGGGGCACTCGAGAGGTCTCCATCCATGTcacactgggggcactgagagggactgggggaggCCTGTGCCTCTAAATCCACAGaacaattaaataattaaataattaatcacTTGGAAAGCCCCTGGGTGTGACAAGGATGGAATctctggctgccctgtgctcccaagcccaggggtttgggatttgtttgcatttttatctcAAGTGCTACTTGGGAGAGCAAATAGCAGCTAAATAAGTAGCTAAAGTATCAGCCAAACTAACAGTCAGCCAGATAAACAGCCAAATAATCAATCAGccaaaatataaatcaaattATCAGCCAAATTACGAGCTGTTAGAATTCATTTCTGCCCATTTTTCTTTGCCTGGTGCCCCCAGACGCTCCAGGTCCATCCCCTCTGCCTCTGGGGGGTCAGAGGGGGCCCGGGGGGTTCCCCTCCCTAAattcacttttcatttctgtcccctcccttaAGTAGGGGGGGGTCCAATGGTCCCCCAGTTCAggggtggggacccccagcagcccccaggtgtgacaaggatgggcacagccccggggtgGGGGCTGGGGCTTTGTGATTTGTTCGTGTTTTCACCTCAAGTGACTCCTTGGGGGCGTCAATATCAGCCAAAACTTCCCACAACttgtaaaatttgatttttgtaaaattggatttttttttccatgcgttgtaaaattgatttttgtaaattctagtttggttttttttttccccatctgttgTAAAATTTGATTTCTGTAAATTCTGGTTTCCAttgcccagagcctgggggatgctcaggggctctctctgggcccagggctgcctggaggggctctggggatgctgccctgcccctctcacCCCGCAGGATGCTCGGGGGGGTCTCCACCCTTCTCACCCTTGAAggacaccgggggggggggggtctccatCCTCCCGCCATTTACAGGGGGTGGGGGTCTCTGGCTGtcttttttggggtctccattTCTACATTTAGGGGCACTGGGGGTCTCAGccctcctcacctccctcaGGTGGGACAGGCTTGTCTCTGGCTCCGGTCTCAGTCCTCTCCCGTTGAGGAGAGCCCGGTGGGCTTGGTCCTCCCCCATGATGGAGGGCCCGGTGGTCCTGGTTCTCCTCTGTTAAGGAAGGGCCCGGTTGGTCTCGGTTGTCCCCCGTTTAGGAGGGCCTGGTTCGGGGTTCAGCTCCACCCCGGTCCCGTGCGGGGATGAACGGGGGGGTCAGATCATCTCCGTCCTTCCCCATTACCGGGAGGGGCTGGCTCGTCTCAGTTTGTGTTTAATTTaatgggggggggaaggggggtggGGGTCTCCGCAGCCCCGCTGCTCCCCAGTTCCCGGGACTGTCTGTGCCCACTGTGGAGATAAGAGGGAGTCAGGTTATATCCAGCCGCTTCCCGTTACCGGGAGGGGGCTGGATCCTCTCCGTTCGTGCTTACCGTGATGTGATGTGGGCGGGGGGTGGTCTCTGGAGCGGAGTGTCCGGTAGGGTCCCCGCACCCTTATCGCTCCTCCGCTgttggggggtggggtgggtgtCAGATCATTTCCGTCCTCCTTCCCTTACCGGGAGGGAGTCGGATCCTCTCCGCTCGTGTTTACCGTAATGTGTGCGGAGGTGGTCTCTGGAGCGGAGTGCCCGGTGGGGTCTCCGGACCCTTGCTGCTCCTCCGCTGTGGGGGGCCGGGACCGTCTTCACCTGAGCAGGGGGGTGAGTCAGATCATCTCCGTCCTCCTTCCCGTTACTGGGAGGGGGCGGATCGGCTCCGTTCGTGCTCACCGTAATGTGCGTGGGGGCGGTCTGTGGACCAGTGTTCATCGCTGTGGTTCCCCGACGTCCAACGCCGTGATCCTCCGGTGTTCGGCCGCCCCAGTGTCCACCGCTGCGATCCTCTGGTGTCCGGCCACTCCGGTCCGGGGGCTCTGGCCGTTCCAGTGTCCACCGCTGGGATCATCCAGGCTCTGGCCACTGCAGTGTCCACCGCTGGGATCCTCCGCTGTCCGGCTGCCCTGCTCCGGGGGTCTTCGCTCGCTCCGGGGGTCTCCGCCCACTCCGGTCCGCCGCCGATCCTGATCCCGAACTCAGCCCCCTGCTCCCGCCACCCGCTTTATATACCCAGCCTGAGCCACgcccctgcacaggacagccaaTGGGAATTGAGAAAACAGCATGGGGGCGGAGCAACCAACAGTCCACATTGTGAGCAAACAGAGGGGAGGCGTGACCAAAATGCAGATGAGCGATCTGATTGGTCAAGAGGCGGAGGGTTCCAAAGGGGCGTGGCCCAGGGGCAGGGGTGAGGGCGGGGTGGGGGCGGGGCCACGCTAAATTCGGGATTTTGGGAGCATTTCCTGCTTGTTAATAAAAGATATTGGTATTTTTTCGCTTTCAGATCTTCATTTCTTCCCGATGGAAAGTGGAATTATTGGAAACTGGAATTGGTTTATTGGAAAT is a window encoding:
- the LOC132334834 gene encoding LOW QUALITY PROTEIN: bolA-like protein 3 (The sequence of the model RefSeq protein was modified relative to this genomic sequence to represent the inferred CDS: inserted 2 bases in 1 codon) → MAAAGLSRGPLFLRCRSWXGESRLARLLREKFPRASAIKVVGISGGCGDMYEIHMESELFREKRPVQQHRMVTQTLSEEITHMPGLRIFTSAPKG